A single genomic interval of Aureliella helgolandensis harbors:
- the asnB gene encoding asparagine synthase (glutamine-hydrolyzing): protein MPVVEFSLQPFCKKYSRILMCGITGFWTPSVTNERVLRMTLDRMLDVLDHRGPDDRGSHLYTDRGLALGHTRLSLVGLNHGHQPITSRDGQLTATVNGELYDYKRLRTQLSCQTLESPVKSDSAIVLPLYERDGLDFVHQLRGEFAIVLFDVRRQRLILIRDRFGIKPLYYALHEQGIVWGSEVKSIVRHPAIAPKLCPHAAVHQMMQVMVPGSTAFQGVDALQPGHMLIVDLKNGRITTQTKRWWDFTFPESHDMNADPQEYIQGVQDRLIDAVATRLEADVPVGCYLSGGIDSCSILGLATHLQQSPVKAFTIAFDNAEYDESHIAKLMAERTGAEQELLCLTEKELYGPAFERATWHAERTFYNTLAVAKWHMSRRVRACNFKAVITGEGSDELFGGYPFFKRDWLGSEGENGLFAGAILAEEDQHHAAWQDLCGFTPSWIQPWMLTLQRFRPLLSSSLTDLLQDYDPVAEVANAIDPNQVRGRHRLDASQYTWSKTMLEGQILTWGGDRMDMANSLEARPAFLDHHLAEYATQIPPNVRIRDGVEKWVLREAMVNVLPRELYEREKFAFMAPPAHTDPVKRAALDEMIEHWLTAERVAAVGFFDQQALRKFIDGMWKETDSTQSRRNDIVINHTLQLHMLHGQYIEGLPLPVVD from the coding sequence ATGCCTGTTGTTGAGTTCTCGCTCCAACCATTTTGCAAGAAATACAGCCGAATACTTATGTGTGGAATCACCGGATTTTGGACCCCCTCAGTAACCAATGAACGCGTACTGCGGATGACGCTCGATCGCATGCTTGACGTCTTGGATCATCGCGGTCCCGATGATCGTGGCAGCCATCTCTATACCGACCGCGGGCTGGCACTGGGGCACACGCGTCTGTCACTGGTTGGTTTGAATCATGGGCATCAACCCATTACCTCCCGCGATGGGCAGTTGACCGCGACCGTCAATGGAGAACTGTACGACTACAAACGACTGCGGACCCAGTTGTCTTGCCAAACTCTCGAGAGTCCCGTCAAGAGTGACAGCGCCATTGTCCTGCCACTCTATGAACGGGACGGTTTGGATTTCGTCCATCAACTTCGAGGCGAATTTGCGATCGTGCTGTTCGATGTGCGGCGTCAGCGACTCATCCTCATCCGCGATCGATTTGGCATTAAGCCACTCTACTACGCGTTGCATGAGCAAGGCATCGTGTGGGGATCGGAAGTCAAATCAATCGTGCGCCATCCTGCGATTGCCCCAAAACTTTGCCCACACGCAGCGGTGCACCAAATGATGCAAGTCATGGTGCCAGGCAGCACTGCGTTTCAGGGAGTTGACGCGTTGCAGCCGGGGCACATGCTCATTGTCGATCTGAAAAATGGGCGCATCACAACCCAAACCAAGCGGTGGTGGGACTTCACCTTCCCCGAGTCCCACGACATGAATGCCGATCCCCAGGAATATATCCAGGGAGTTCAGGATCGCCTCATCGATGCGGTCGCCACCCGTTTAGAGGCGGATGTACCGGTCGGATGCTACCTGTCGGGTGGAATCGACAGCTGCTCCATACTTGGCTTGGCTACACACCTGCAGCAATCACCAGTAAAAGCCTTTACCATCGCTTTCGACAACGCGGAATACGATGAATCGCACATCGCAAAACTTATGGCCGAGCGCACCGGAGCCGAGCAAGAGCTCTTGTGCTTGACCGAAAAGGAATTGTACGGACCAGCTTTCGAACGCGCAACTTGGCACGCAGAACGCACCTTTTACAATACGCTGGCAGTTGCGAAATGGCACATGAGCCGCCGCGTGCGCGCTTGTAACTTCAAGGCGGTAATCACCGGCGAAGGCTCCGACGAATTGTTCGGTGGCTATCCTTTCTTCAAACGAGATTGGCTGGGCAGTGAAGGAGAAAATGGACTTTTTGCCGGCGCCATTCTTGCCGAAGAAGACCAACACCATGCAGCTTGGCAGGACTTGTGTGGGTTTACTCCCTCATGGATTCAACCCTGGATGCTAACCTTGCAGCGTTTTCGCCCACTACTCTCATCCTCCCTTACCGACCTCTTGCAAGACTACGACCCAGTCGCCGAAGTGGCCAATGCCATCGATCCCAACCAAGTACGCGGAAGACATCGTTTGGATGCGTCCCAATACACCTGGAGCAAGACGATGCTCGAAGGCCAAATTCTAACGTGGGGTGGCGATCGCATGGATATGGCCAATAGCCTGGAAGCACGTCCCGCCTTTCTTGACCATCACCTAGCCGAATACGCGACGCAAATCCCTCCCAACGTCCGTATCCGCGATGGTGTCGAAAAATGGGTTCTTCGGGAAGCGATGGTCAATGTTCTACCCAGAGAATTGTACGAGCGCGAGAAATTTGCCTTCATGGCTCCTCCCGCTCATACCGATCCGGTGAAGCGAGCCGCACTCGATGAAATGATCGAACATTGGCTGACGGCTGAACGGGTTGCAGCCGTTGGTTTCTTCGATCAACAAGCACTGCGAAAGTTTATTGATGGCATGTGGAAGGAAACCGACAGCACTCAGTCTCGCCGCAATGACATCGTGATCAACCACACTTTGCAATTGCATATGCTCCACGGCCAATACATCGAGGGCTTGCCTCTGCCTGTCGTCGACTGA
- the aroB gene encoding 3-dehydroquinate synthase: protein MSERKLQVKLAERSYPIYIGSGLLPTLPQWIGEQCSRTRHAVTISDSSVSSIAAAVHDSLVTAGFRTTQIEVPSGEKSKSVSELERLWKAMLGDFTDRGSLVVAIGGGVVGDLAGYAAATFARGIPLVQVPTTLLSQVDSSVGGKTGINLPGAKNIVGAFWQPSLVVIDSQTLASLPRREFVSGLAEVAKYGVIMLPELFEYLEQNATNVLLQDEVTMQHIVSESCRSKAIVVEEDERETTGRRAILNYGHTFAHAIENVAGYGTYLHGEAVAIGMHMAALLAEKLGRVSKEFVERQAQLLQRLELPIHYSAAEPEQLWAVMQHDKKVEHGNLRFVLPTRLGHVELVAEVPKGPVCEAIAAASRA, encoded by the coding sequence ATGAGCGAACGCAAACTTCAAGTCAAGCTGGCTGAGCGGAGCTATCCGATTTATATCGGCAGTGGTCTGCTACCCACGTTGCCGCAATGGATTGGTGAGCAATGCAGTCGCACTCGACACGCCGTTACGATCTCGGACTCCAGTGTGTCCTCGATAGCGGCGGCAGTCCATGATTCCTTGGTGACCGCCGGGTTTCGCACCACACAAATCGAAGTCCCTAGTGGCGAAAAGAGCAAGTCCGTTTCAGAGCTCGAGAGGTTGTGGAAAGCCATGTTGGGCGATTTCACCGATCGTGGATCGTTGGTCGTCGCGATTGGCGGTGGGGTCGTGGGAGATTTGGCCGGGTATGCAGCGGCCACGTTCGCCCGTGGCATCCCCTTGGTGCAGGTGCCGACAACGCTGTTGAGTCAGGTGGATTCCAGTGTGGGGGGGAAGACGGGCATCAACCTTCCCGGTGCGAAGAATATCGTAGGCGCGTTTTGGCAACCAAGCTTGGTCGTCATCGATAGCCAGACTCTGGCATCGCTACCCCGCCGTGAATTCGTATCTGGATTGGCCGAAGTTGCGAAGTACGGCGTGATCATGTTGCCAGAGTTGTTTGAGTATCTGGAGCAGAATGCTACCAACGTTCTGCTGCAGGACGAGGTTACCATGCAGCATATCGTATCGGAATCGTGTCGTAGCAAAGCCATCGTGGTCGAAGAGGATGAACGGGAGACGACCGGGCGTAGAGCCATCTTGAACTATGGGCATACCTTTGCGCATGCGATCGAAAATGTGGCCGGGTATGGAACTTATTTGCATGGGGAAGCGGTAGCGATCGGAATGCATATGGCTGCACTTCTGGCTGAGAAGCTGGGAAGAGTCTCTAAGGAATTCGTGGAACGCCAGGCTCAACTCTTACAGCGTCTCGAGCTGCCAATCCACTACTCTGCGGCGGAACCCGAACAGCTGTGGGCCGTCATGCAGCATGATAAGAAGGTGGAGCATGGGAACTTGCGATTTGTACTCCCCACGCGTCTAGGGCATGTCGAATTGGTTGCTGAAGTGCCCAAAGGGCCGGTATGTGAAGCGATAGCAGCAGCCAGTCGGGCATAA
- a CDS encoding SDR family oxidoreductase, translating to MTNDVKDAVVLVTGANRGIGKVILESALAQGAKKVYAAVRKLESAVPLVEKYGARVVPVELDVTDASTIAAAAKTASDVEIFVNNAGVLRSSSPLAEDAIDSLNYEINANVSGLIRVAQAFAPVLKANGGGVLVQLNSVASLVGFVELATYCASKAASYSITQSLRTQLAEQHTQVISVHPGPIATDMGNEAGFSEIAESPELVANAIFDAVRSGTFHVFPDSMAQQIGGAYASFQRDVVEKGGQEG from the coding sequence ATGACGAACGATGTGAAAGATGCTGTAGTGCTGGTCACCGGTGCGAATCGTGGCATAGGGAAAGTGATTCTTGAGTCGGCACTGGCACAGGGGGCTAAGAAGGTCTACGCCGCAGTGCGCAAGCTGGAATCGGCTGTCCCGTTGGTCGAAAAATACGGCGCTCGGGTTGTTCCTGTTGAGCTCGACGTGACCGATGCATCCACGATTGCCGCCGCTGCAAAAACAGCCAGCGACGTGGAGATTTTCGTGAACAATGCTGGTGTGCTCAGGTCTTCAAGCCCCTTGGCGGAGGACGCAATCGATTCCTTGAACTATGAGATCAATGCCAACGTCTCCGGGTTGATTCGAGTAGCTCAAGCGTTTGCGCCGGTTCTAAAAGCAAATGGCGGCGGTGTATTGGTGCAGTTGAACTCCGTGGCTTCCCTAGTCGGTTTCGTCGAATTGGCGACGTATTGTGCCTCCAAGGCGGCGAGCTATTCAATCACACAGTCGCTCCGCACCCAACTCGCGGAACAGCATACTCAGGTGATCAGCGTGCATCCGGGGCCCATCGCTACCGACATGGGGAACGAAGCTGGATTCAGCGAGATTGCAGAGTCGCCGGAGCTGGTAGCCAACGCAATCTTCGATGCGGTACGCAGTGGTACCTTTCATGTCTTCCCCGACAGCATGGCTCAGCAGATCGGTGGGGCATACGCTTCCTTCCAGCGGGATGTCGTGGAAAAGGGAGGCCAGGAGGGATAA
- a CDS encoding aspartate/ornithine carbamoyltransferase family protein gives MNTLTKTQVSHALSEFATNSKGLRLQPERLLEATSGCLDREALDALAGQSIINPRQFDRRTVIALSQLAAVLERRNVEIDKPLDGKIAITAFFEPSTRTRLSFESAVQRLDGKVLSVPDGQVTGIAKGESLADIGEMFNTYGDVVIMRHPDTQSIDEIRRNLQRPLINAGNGSGHHPTQALTDWYALLKWRPELCFEDCPEDQQVHLGIIGTPGSMRAVKSFLRLALMFTGAVKRITLISEMADPVGLDLTEPIDQSPIPIDITNDARKVLPELDVVYVNSIAFLGDSYRNLDSRYKLDLSCQFKRDAVIMHPLARNSELSESLDDTHHNLYFAQAAGAVFARQALLISVLDRLNRIGGISK, from the coding sequence ATGAATACGCTCACCAAAACTCAGGTCTCCCACGCACTGAGTGAGTTTGCCACCAACTCCAAGGGCTTACGACTCCAACCGGAGCGACTGCTGGAGGCAACTTCGGGTTGTCTCGATCGCGAAGCCCTCGACGCCCTGGCCGGACAATCGATCATCAACCCTCGACAGTTCGACCGCCGCACCGTGATCGCGCTGTCCCAATTAGCGGCCGTTCTTGAACGCCGGAATGTTGAAATCGACAAACCGCTGGATGGAAAAATTGCCATCACGGCCTTCTTTGAACCGAGTACGCGGACCCGCCTCTCCTTCGAAAGTGCGGTGCAACGGCTCGATGGAAAAGTTCTGTCCGTTCCGGACGGCCAGGTAACCGGAATTGCCAAAGGGGAATCCTTGGCCGATATTGGTGAGATGTTTAATACCTACGGTGATGTCGTGATCATGCGTCATCCCGACACTCAAAGCATCGATGAGATCCGCCGCAATCTACAGCGTCCCTTGATCAACGCCGGAAATGGTTCGGGACACCATCCGACTCAAGCCCTGACCGACTGGTACGCCTTGCTCAAATGGCGACCTGAGTTATGTTTTGAAGATTGCCCCGAAGATCAGCAAGTCCACCTCGGCATCATCGGTACGCCTGGCTCAATGCGAGCGGTAAAAAGCTTCCTGCGACTTGCTCTCATGTTCACCGGTGCAGTGAAACGCATTACCTTGATCTCCGAAATGGCAGATCCAGTTGGACTCGACCTAACCGAGCCGATCGACCAATCCCCGATTCCCATCGACATCACCAATGATGCACGCAAAGTCCTGCCAGAGTTGGATGTGGTGTATGTGAATTCCATTGCATTCTTAGGCGATAGTTATCGCAATTTGGATAGCCGCTACAAGCTCGACCTCTCATGCCAGTTCAAGCGGGATGCGGTCATCATGCACCCTCTTGCTCGCAATAGCGAACTTTCAGAGTCTCTCGACGACACTCACCATAACCTGTACTTCGCGCAAGCCGCTGGTGCCGTGTTCGCGCGTCAGGCACTGCTCATCTCGGTCTTGGATCGATTGAACCGCATTGGCGGAATCTCTAAGTAA
- a CDS encoding threonine/serine exporter family protein: protein MPAPLDREELHHFLVKAGTLLHRYGTPSHRLERVMSEVATAIGVESVFLYTPTALIVALESGENERTYLRRVDAGPVDVDKLLRFDETLDDLRNAELTVKEASRKFDEIAASPPTYSATFTLLTSAITCGVVAILFRGTTTEVLAATSIGLVINFLEILHLRFKLEHGFLQPFSGFFASLSALAIAHYIAPIDDRLVTLASLIVMIPGLSITVALTELAVGHLSAGVARLAGSCVSLLTMTIGVALGWRLAIGWRNLPIDPAGQLPTWSHWLAMVVGSLAFAVVFRARWPQWPVIVCVAAGGYLASYFTRQALGIETGAFCGALAVGIGSNLYARLRERPALVALTPGLLVLVPGSIGYRSLTAFLDRQTLAGIDFAFSMVIVAAALVGGILAANVILPPKRVL, encoded by the coding sequence ATGCCAGCCCCCCTCGATCGTGAAGAACTGCACCATTTTTTGGTTAAGGCCGGGACCTTGCTCCATCGCTATGGGACCCCTTCCCATCGCTTGGAACGGGTCATGTCCGAGGTAGCCACCGCGATCGGCGTGGAAAGCGTCTTTCTGTACACTCCCACCGCGCTGATCGTGGCCCTTGAATCGGGTGAAAACGAACGCACCTACCTCCGCCGTGTCGACGCGGGGCCCGTCGATGTCGACAAGCTACTGCGATTCGATGAAACCCTAGACGATTTGCGGAATGCCGAGCTGACAGTCAAAGAAGCTAGCCGCAAGTTTGACGAGATTGCCGCCTCCCCACCAACCTATTCCGCAACATTTACCCTTCTGACGAGTGCGATCACTTGCGGTGTTGTGGCCATCCTCTTCCGAGGAACTACCACGGAAGTCCTGGCCGCAACCTCGATTGGATTGGTAATCAATTTTCTCGAGATCCTGCACCTACGCTTCAAACTCGAGCATGGTTTCCTACAACCCTTCTCCGGCTTCTTTGCTTCCCTCAGCGCGCTGGCAATTGCCCATTACATTGCCCCTATCGACGACCGCTTGGTCACGTTGGCCAGTCTGATCGTCATGATTCCTGGATTGAGCATCACGGTGGCACTCACCGAATTGGCCGTGGGGCATTTATCGGCAGGGGTGGCGCGACTAGCAGGCAGTTGCGTTTCGCTGCTGACCATGACCATTGGTGTAGCGCTCGGATGGCGTTTGGCCATCGGCTGGAGGAATCTACCGATCGATCCCGCCGGACAGCTCCCCACCTGGTCTCACTGGCTGGCCATGGTCGTCGGCTCGCTTGCTTTCGCGGTCGTCTTCCGGGCTCGTTGGCCCCAGTGGCCCGTCATCGTGTGCGTGGCGGCGGGCGGCTATCTGGCAAGCTACTTCACGCGCCAAGCATTGGGAATCGAGACGGGTGCATTCTGCGGCGCTCTGGCTGTCGGGATCGGTAGCAATCTCTACGCGCGGCTCCGCGAACGGCCCGCCCTAGTCGCCCTCACACCAGGCCTGCTCGTCCTCGTGCCAGGTTCCATCGGCTACCGTTCACTCACCGCCTTCTTAGACCGACAGACACTCGCTGGCATCGACTTCGCCTTCTCGATGGTGATCGTTGCCGCTGCCCTGGTCGGAGGCATCCTGGCCGCCAATGTCATCCTCCCTCCCAAACGCGTCCTGTAG
- the tsaD gene encoding tRNA (adenosine(37)-N6)-threonylcarbamoyltransferase complex transferase subunit TsaD — protein MNVLAIETTCDETAAAVITRERHVLASAVASQEEVHERFQGVVPELAARAHLERIVPILRKVVTESGIQPTRDLAAIAVATEPGLPGSLLVGLAAAKALCVAWDKPLVAINHVQAHIYACQLGRAESIFPCVGFVVSGGHTNLYHCHAANRWKYLGGTIDDAVGEAFDKVAVMIGLPYPGGLHLSRLAAEGDATAFALPRPLLKDRSTLNMSFSGLKTAVRYKLTGTGKQDFRALELSEELRSNLAASFQQAAVDCVVGKAELALKQTGLRRLCVGGGVAANDLLRQDLATMTERLGVELLIAPKDLCTDNAVMGAIAWEKIDQQDYSPLDIDIHPGLLRGE, from the coding sequence GTGAACGTTCTTGCAATTGAAACGACCTGTGATGAAACGGCCGCAGCGGTGATTACCCGTGAACGCCACGTGCTGGCTTCTGCGGTAGCCAGCCAAGAGGAAGTGCACGAACGTTTTCAGGGGGTGGTTCCCGAATTGGCGGCGCGGGCTCATCTGGAACGGATCGTTCCCATTCTACGCAAAGTGGTGACGGAATCCGGGATTCAGCCCACTCGCGATCTAGCGGCTATCGCTGTAGCGACGGAACCTGGCTTGCCCGGTTCGCTGTTGGTGGGCTTGGCTGCCGCAAAGGCGCTGTGCGTTGCATGGGACAAGCCGCTGGTGGCGATCAACCATGTGCAGGCACACATCTACGCATGCCAGCTAGGACGCGCTGAGTCGATTTTTCCATGCGTCGGCTTTGTGGTCAGTGGTGGGCATACGAATCTGTATCACTGCCATGCGGCAAATCGGTGGAAGTACTTGGGAGGCACGATCGACGACGCGGTGGGAGAGGCGTTTGATAAAGTCGCGGTCATGATCGGATTGCCCTATCCGGGCGGATTGCACTTAAGCCGGCTGGCAGCCGAGGGAGATGCCACAGCTTTTGCGCTTCCTCGCCCGCTATTGAAAGATCGCAGTACCTTAAACATGAGTTTCTCAGGTCTCAAGACCGCAGTGCGTTACAAACTCACTGGGACTGGTAAGCAAGATTTTAGGGCTCTGGAATTGAGCGAGGAGTTGCGGTCGAATCTCGCGGCGAGCTTCCAGCAAGCGGCCGTTGATTGCGTGGTCGGCAAAGCCGAGCTGGCGCTCAAGCAGACAGGGCTTCGACGGCTGTGCGTCGGTGGTGGAGTAGCGGCAAATGACCTGCTTCGCCAAGATTTGGCCACCATGACAGAGCGATTGGGAGTCGAGCTGTTGATTGCGCCGAAAGATCTGTGTACCGACAACGCAGTCATGGGAGCCATCGCATGGGAAAAGATTGACCAACAAGATTACTCCCCATTAGACATCGATATTCATCCAGGATTATTACGCGGCGAATAG
- a CDS encoding arylsulfatase → MRKPYISGILLAGLILTTALCPRASLQAADQPPNIVFILADDLGYRELGCYGQEKIRTPNIDRLASQGMRFTQHYSGNAVCAPSRCVLLTGKHPGHAHVRNNRSTPPEGQWPIPASEVTFAELLQQAGYVTGAFGKWGLGGPNSEGEPLKQGIDRFFGYNCQAHAHSYYPSYLWDNSSHLQLTNQPAIPGHGSLAADADPKDPLSYEAFKGQDYAPDRINAQALEFIRTHRDAPFLLYYPSVLPHVALHVPDAELEQYTSLGWTDPPFSRAKGFGYTPHFTPRAAYAAMISRLDSYVGRLLDLLDELELSENTIVVFTSDNGTTHLGDEVDYTFFKSVGELRGLKGSLYEGGVRVPAIVRWPHHVAAGSESSRVSGFEDWLPTLLEAAGADSSVPQDCDGISLLPTLQGKSQKPRPYLYREFGGYGGQQSLRVGDWKAIRQDMGKGNLDVELYNLADDIGESQNLAAERPELVQQLTQQMSEVRTPSAEFPLIPLDAPMKERK, encoded by the coding sequence ATGCGAAAACCGTATATCTCTGGAATCCTCCTCGCAGGGCTGATACTTACCACGGCACTCTGTCCACGGGCAAGCCTCCAGGCTGCGGATCAGCCTCCCAATATCGTATTTATCTTGGCCGACGACCTAGGCTACCGAGAACTTGGTTGCTACGGACAAGAGAAAATCCGAACGCCCAATATTGATCGGCTCGCTAGCCAGGGTATGCGTTTCACGCAGCACTACAGTGGCAATGCAGTGTGCGCTCCATCGCGGTGTGTCCTACTGACGGGAAAACACCCAGGACACGCTCATGTACGCAACAATCGGTCCACACCTCCCGAAGGTCAGTGGCCAATCCCCGCAAGCGAAGTGACCTTTGCAGAATTGCTGCAGCAGGCGGGCTACGTTACCGGTGCTTTCGGTAAGTGGGGATTGGGTGGTCCCAATTCGGAAGGAGAGCCCCTGAAGCAGGGTATCGATCGTTTCTTTGGCTACAACTGTCAGGCCCATGCGCACAGTTATTACCCATCCTATCTGTGGGACAATTCCTCTCACCTCCAGCTCACCAACCAACCAGCCATCCCAGGCCACGGCAGTCTCGCCGCAGATGCTGACCCTAAGGACCCGTTGAGCTACGAGGCCTTCAAAGGCCAAGACTATGCACCCGATCGCATCAATGCGCAAGCCCTAGAGTTCATACGCACCCACCGTGACGCGCCTTTTTTACTCTACTATCCATCAGTGCTTCCCCACGTTGCCTTGCACGTTCCCGATGCGGAGCTTGAGCAATACACCTCCCTAGGGTGGACCGACCCTCCATTCTCGCGAGCCAAGGGCTTCGGCTACACGCCTCACTTCACTCCACGCGCTGCCTATGCGGCGATGATCTCGCGGCTGGACAGCTATGTTGGACGTCTGCTCGATTTGCTCGACGAGCTGGAACTATCCGAAAACACGATCGTTGTCTTCACGAGCGATAATGGCACCACGCACTTGGGCGACGAAGTCGACTACACGTTTTTCAAAAGCGTCGGAGAGCTACGAGGCCTCAAAGGCTCACTCTACGAAGGTGGCGTCCGAGTACCCGCCATCGTGCGCTGGCCGCACCACGTTGCCGCCGGTTCTGAGAGCAGCCGAGTGAGTGGTTTTGAAGACTGGCTACCAACGCTGTTGGAAGCTGCCGGGGCCGATTCGTCGGTACCTCAAGATTGCGATGGGATCAGCCTACTTCCCACGCTGCAGGGCAAGTCTCAGAAACCGCGGCCTTACCTCTATCGTGAATTCGGTGGATACGGTGGTCAACAATCGCTGCGCGTAGGGGACTGGAAAGCAATCCGCCAAGACATGGGCAAAGGAAATCTGGACGTTGAGCTCTACAATCTAGCGGACGACATTGGTGAATCGCAGAACTTAGCTGCGGAACGCCCCGAGCTGGTGCAACAATTGACTCAACAGATGTCGGAGGTTCGAACGCCCAGCGCCGAATTTCCACTCATCCCACTCGATGCGCCGATGAAGGAACGCAAGTAG
- a CDS encoding alpha/beta hydrolase family protein: MSRNFCAIDRRQWTGGLLASSASLALASQGATRLLAADGKAPLQRFPRVMQEFLVQQVRAAHQRSLDAQAALKTHADAEAYVSSVRERIAESFGPQPERTPLNARVTGVLDRDGYTIEKVIFESRPNFPVTANLYLPKSSSPVPGVVGTCGHSVNGKAAEAYQSFSQGLARLGYACLIFDPIGQGERLQYADENLRSQVGVGVREHIHAGNQQILVGENFPMWRAWDGIRALDYLLTRPEIDPQHVGVTGNSGGGTMTTWLCGVEPRWTMAAPACFVTTFLRNAENELPADTEQCPLNALALGLEHEDFLIAMAPKPIVILAKERDFFDVRGAEEAYGRIRKVYELLGKPENIRLHIGPTDHGYSIENREAMYGCFNQITQVSDSSREPEIKLEADEALYCTESGQVGELKPTTVFGFTRQRASQLAAERAAVAPEQLPGLVREVLQLPAALPASPPHARILRDFGKRDYPQPYATAYAIETEPNVLALSYLLSPERHLARPRRQGKKAILYVPHRSSDQELRESLWLREQLEDAEVPVFTCDVRGIGESLPNTCGTNTFDDSYGCDYFYAVHGLMLGRPYLGQKVWDVLRTLQWMEVYGYEEVELVGQGWGALIATFVAVLSEQVQGLRIHDRPPAFTKIAMEEHYEMPLAYLLPGVLESFDLSDCDHALRSKLRS; the protein is encoded by the coding sequence ATGAGCAGGAATTTTTGTGCCATAGACCGGCGTCAATGGACCGGCGGCCTGTTGGCATCCAGTGCTTCACTAGCCCTTGCATCTCAGGGGGCAACACGGCTTCTGGCTGCTGACGGGAAAGCGCCTTTGCAGCGATTTCCGCGTGTGATGCAGGAGTTTTTGGTGCAGCAGGTGCGCGCGGCTCACCAACGAAGCCTCGACGCCCAAGCAGCTTTGAAGACTCACGCGGACGCCGAGGCATATGTCAGCTCGGTGCGCGAGAGGATTGCCGAGAGTTTCGGACCACAGCCCGAACGCACTCCACTCAATGCGCGGGTGACCGGCGTGTTGGATCGCGATGGATACACCATCGAAAAAGTGATTTTTGAAAGCCGTCCCAATTTTCCGGTGACAGCGAACTTGTACTTGCCGAAGTCCTCCTCTCCCGTACCGGGTGTCGTGGGCACTTGCGGCCATTCGGTCAATGGAAAAGCAGCGGAGGCCTACCAGTCCTTTTCGCAAGGATTGGCGCGTCTGGGATACGCCTGCCTTATTTTCGATCCCATTGGTCAGGGTGAGCGGCTGCAGTATGCCGATGAAAATTTGCGTTCTCAGGTCGGCGTGGGAGTGCGCGAACACATCCATGCCGGAAACCAACAGATCTTGGTCGGCGAAAATTTTCCAATGTGGCGAGCCTGGGATGGGATTCGCGCACTCGACTATCTGCTGACGAGGCCAGAGATCGATCCGCAGCATGTCGGGGTTACCGGCAATTCTGGCGGCGGGACGATGACGACTTGGCTGTGCGGTGTCGAGCCTCGGTGGACGATGGCGGCGCCCGCTTGTTTTGTGACAACTTTTTTGAGAAACGCCGAGAACGAACTTCCTGCGGATACGGAGCAGTGTCCCCTGAACGCGTTGGCGTTGGGACTGGAGCATGAAGATTTTCTGATTGCGATGGCGCCCAAGCCGATTGTGATCCTGGCGAAAGAGCGAGACTTCTTCGATGTCCGTGGTGCCGAGGAAGCGTATGGGAGGATACGCAAAGTTTACGAATTGCTGGGCAAGCCTGAGAATATTCGGCTGCATATTGGCCCCACGGACCACGGTTATTCGATCGAGAATCGTGAGGCCATGTACGGCTGTTTCAATCAGATAACTCAAGTTAGCGATTCGTCACGAGAGCCGGAAATTAAGCTTGAAGCGGACGAGGCACTGTACTGCACCGAATCGGGCCAAGTGGGGGAATTGAAGCCGACCACGGTGTTTGGGTTTACGCGCCAGCGGGCCAGCCAATTGGCTGCAGAACGAGCGGCAGTTGCTCCCGAGCAGCTACCAGGCCTCGTGCGCGAGGTACTGCAGCTTCCGGCTGCATTGCCCGCTAGTCCGCCTCATGCTCGGATTCTGCGAGATTTCGGCAAACGCGACTACCCGCAACCGTACGCTACCGCCTATGCCATCGAGACTGAACCCAACGTCTTAGCGCTGAGCTACCTGTTGAGCCCGGAGAGGCATCTCGCGCGGCCCCGTCGCCAGGGGAAAAAAGCAATCTTGTACGTGCCCCACCGTTCGAGTGACCAAGAGCTGCGCGAGTCGCTGTGGTTGCGGGAGCAATTGGAGGATGCCGAAGTTCCGGTCTTTACCTGCGATGTTCGCGGGATTGGAGAATCGCTCCCGAATACTTGTGGAACCAATACGTTTGACGATTCCTACGGGTGCGACTATTTCTACGCCGTTCACGGACTCATGCTGGGACGCCCCTACCTGGGACAGAAGGTGTGGGATGTGTTGCGAACGCTGCAGTGGATGGAAGTCTACGGATACGAAGAGGTTGAGCTTGTTGGGCAGGGGTGGGGAGCCTTGATTGCTACCTTCGTGGCAGTGCTTTCCGAGCAGGTCCAGGGGCTGCGAATCCACGATCGGCCTCCTGCGTTCACCAAGATTGCCATGGAGGAGCATTACGAAATGCCGCTGGCCTACCTATTGCCTGGTGTGCTGGAATCGTTTGACTTGTCGGATTGTGATCACGCGTTGAGGTCGAAACTCCGAAGTTGA